A part of Brassica rapa cultivar Chiifu-401-42 chromosome A05, CAAS_Brap_v3.01, whole genome shotgun sequence genomic DNA contains:
- the LOC103868570 gene encoding protein PIN-LIKES 6-like yields MITRILSDLMDMPTAVAAGESVLGTIKIAVMPIAKVFTMCFLGLLMASKYVNILPPSGRKLLNGLVFTLLLPCLIFSQLGQAVTLHKMLEWWFIPVNVVLGTISGSLIGFLVATIIRPPYPYFKFTIIQIGVGNIGNVPLVLLAALCRDKSNPFGDSEKCSIDGTAYISFGQWVGAIILYTYVYQMFTPPPEGFDGEEENLPLKNAASPEQVPLLTHNYPKDTPPAQARLPVQSAEPREREDSKITHIFVYLYEKLKLKQIIQPAIIASILAMILGAIPFTKKLIFTNNSPLFFFTDSCMILGDAMIPCILLALGGNLINGPGSSKLGFKTTAAIIIGRLVLVPPAGLGIVTLADKLGFLPAGDKMFRFVLLLQHTMPTSVLSGAVANLRGCGRESAAVLFWVHIFAIFSMAGWMVLYINILF; encoded by the exons ATGATAACGCGGATCCTCTCCGATCTCATGGATATGCCAACGGCGGTTGCTGCGGGTGAATCGGTACTGGGTACAATCAAGATCGCTGTGATGCCAATAGCTAAAGTGTTCACCATGTGCTTCTTGGGTCTTCTCATGGCCTCCAAGTACGTCAACATCTTGCCTCCCTCCGGAAGAAAACTCTTGAACGGG TTGGTCTTCACGCTTCTTCTTCCATGCTTGATCTTTTCCCAGCTCGGACAAGCCGTCACTCTCCACAAGATGCTTGAgtg GTGGTTCATTCCGGTTAACGTTGTTCTTGGTACAATCTCAGGGTCGTTAATAGGCTTCCTTGTTGCTACCATTATTCGGCCTCCTTACCCTTATTTCAAGTTCACAATCATACAAATCGGAGTTG GTAACATTGGCAATGTCCCTCTTGTCTTACTAGCGGCTCTATGTAGGGACAAATCCAACCCTTTTGGTGACTCTGAAAAATGTAGCATTGATGGCACTGCCTATATCTCTTTTGGTCAATGG GTTGGTGCCATCATCCTCTACACATATGTGTACCAGATGTTTACTCCTCCCCCTGAAGGTTTTgacggagaagaagaaaatctaccTTTGAAAAACGCTGCTTCTCCAGAGCAAGTCCCCTTGCTTACTCATAACTATCCCAAGGACACTCCACCCGCTCAAGCTCGCCTCCCTGTACAGAGCGCCGAACCTAGAGAAAGAGAGGATTCAAAGATTACACACATCTTTGTTTACCTCTATGAGAAGTTGAAACTAAAGCAAATCATCCAACCTGCAATAATTGCTTCT ATTCTTGCCATGATACTTGGTGCAATACCTTTCACAAAGAAGTTGATATTCACAAACAATTCACCTCTTTTCTTCTTCACAGACAGCTGCATGATTCTTGG GGACGCCATGATACCATGCATCTTGCTGGCACTTGGTGGGAATCTCATCAACG GACCAGGAAGTTCAAAGCTTGGTTTCAAGACAACAGCGGCGATTATAATTGGACGGTTGGTGTTGGTGCCACCAGCAGGGCTAGGGATAGTGACATTAGCAGACAAACTTGGGTTCCTTCCAGCTGGTGACAAGATGTTTAGGTTTGTGTTACTTCTACAGCACACAATGCCTACCTCTGTGCTCTCAGGTGCTGTTGCCAACCTTAGAGGATGTGGAAGGGAGTCAGCTGCTGTGCTCTTCTGGGTTCACATCTTTGCCATCTTCTCAATGGCCGGATGGATGGTATTGTATATCAACATACTCTTCTAG